In Mycolicibacterium nivoides, the DNA window CACCCAGCGGCCCAGTTCTCCTGCCAGGTTTATGGATTCGGCCACGCCGATGAAGGAGTCGGGGGACAGCAGGCCGCGGGTCGGGTGCTGCCAGCGGACCAGGGCCTCGGCGGCCAGCACCTCGCCGGTCCGCATGTCGATCTCGGGTAGATAGTGCAGCACCAGTGCGCCGCTCTCGATCACGCTCTGCAGGTGTAGCTCGATGTCGTTGCGGAAGTCGATCTCCATCGCCATCTCATCGGAGAACACCGCGACCCGGTTGCCCCCGGAGTTCTTCGCGGTCAGTACCGCGTGGTCGGCCCGGTTGAGCAGGTCGGAGGTGGAGTCGCGGCCCGGAATGCCTTGGGCCAGGCCGATGCTGACGGTACGGGTGAGCATCTCGCCTTCGATGGTCACCCGTTCCCGCAGAACCGACTGGAGTCGGTAGGCCAATGCCGTGGCCGCCTCGGCCGTCATCGAGGCCGCGGGGACCACGACGAATTCGTCGCCGCCGAGTCGCGCGATGAGTTTGGGTGAGTCGTCGCCCCGTTGCAACCGTTCGGCCAGGATGCTGATGAAGGCATCACCGGCGGTATGCCCCAGATAGTCGTTGATCGCCTTCAACCGGTCCAGGTCGAAGAACATCACCACGACCGGGCCGGGCTGGCCCGGAGCCAGCCGGGCCTCCAGGTGGGCCATGAGCGCCCTGCGGTTGTGCAGCCCGGTGAGGTGGTCGTGATCGGCGAGGTATCGCAACCGGTCCTCGGCCTCGATGCGGGCCTGCACCTGGGCGAACAGCGAGGCGATCGCCTTGAGTGCGTTGAGTTCGGCGGGTAGCCACTCACGATCGCCGAACTTGACGAACCCCAGGACGCCGGTGGTGACGTCCCCGGACAACAACGGCACACATGCCATCGAGGTGCTGGCGATGTGGCGTCCCGCCTCGATCGTGCGCTGGTAGTCGTCGGTGGCCGGCTCCGGGCGGAACACCGCCGGTTCCTTGAGGTGCTCGGCCATCGCGAACACCGGGTCGGCATCGGCGAAGTGGATGACCGCGATCGGGTCGGTCAGGGTGTCCGATGGGCGCGGCGGCCACTCGGCCACCAGCCGGGTCGCGTGCGTCTCGTGATCGTTGTGACGCAGGAAGCTCACGTCGACGTCGAAGAACGAGACCAGCTCGGCCAGCACCTGCTGACTCACCGTGACCGACGTCGCGGCGTCGACCGCCATCAGTTGCGTGGCAACCGATGTGACGAGCAGTTCGAGGCTGCCTGGCACCAGATACCTCCGCGTGTAGCTCGGCACGTGACTCAGCCGTACTGCGGCGTCGAGCCCGTGTGGGCTCTGCGCCGGCTGCGTACGGTCGGACGCGGCGCGTAGGACAACCTGAGCACCAACGCCTGTGATTCGTCGCGCTCGGTCCTGGTCAACCTGCGAAAAGCGTACTGCAGGTCGTGCAGCGCCTCGGCGTGACCAGGCGAGAGTGCACTGCGGTCCTGGTCATCGTGGGCATAGAGAAACGCCGGTGACACGGGCTGAACAGCCAGCCCGCGGCGCTGTGCACCGACCCAGACGGCCTCGACCGCCGATCCCGCCAGGGCGTAGTCGGTCAGCCGGCGGCCCCGAACCGAGACGACTGCCAGAGCGGAGCTCGAGGTGACCCGTTCGTAGGTGTCGTCGCCGAGCGCCGAGCCGGCGTCCCAGTCCGACAACTTCGCCATCACCTCCGGCCGGCGCAGGATGTCGAGTACCACCATGTCGCCCGGGTCCAACCCGAGCGTCGTCACGTCGATGCCGGTATCGGGATCTGGATCGCCGGGCCAGCGGAGCTCCGACATCATCTCCCGGTGCAGAGTCGGGGTGAGATAGCGGATCCGGTCCGCCTCGGCGAGCAGGCGTGCGGCGGTCTCGATCTCGGCCGGGTCGTCGAGGACCGTCAGTTCGGCACCCTCGTTGCGAGCGGCGGCCCGCAGGCCGTCGAGCACGTCGGTGGCGATCGGCGCCGACGTGCCCCGGAGCCGGTTGGTCTCCCGGGCCAGCATCGGTTCATAGAGCTCAGCCAACTCAGGTGCGTTGCCGGGGGAGAACTCCGCGATCCCGTACAAGGGTGTGCCCTCGTCACCACGGGACCACTGCACGTGCCCGGTCAGGCCGTGTGCGGCCGCGGCCACCCGAGCGTTGAACGCGGCAGCCCCCAGCGCCACCGCGCTGCCCCGGTACCCGACATCCATCGCCGAGGTGTACTTCGTGGCCAACCGGAGGTTGATCCGGTCGTCGCTCGCCTCGATGTGCCACGGTTGGACATTGCCGCCCGAGGGTGCGCGCGTCGCCGCGTCGGTGAGGATGTCTGCCAAGCCGCCCGCTTCGGCCCGGGCGTCCGCCGGTACGGGCGCGGGTGTGGGTCGGGGTGCAGACCCGATGACCAGCGGGTCGCCGATGCGGTCGAGCGCGTCGGCGATGTCGACGCGAACCCGGCCCGACGGCATCGGCTCACCCAGACCGATGCGCCGCACGGCATTGGCGACGACGGTGGCCCCGAGTACGACCTCGGCGGCGAGTTGGGGCCAGGTGCTCAGCGTCTTGCCGACCTCGACCAGCGAGGCCGCCATCCGGGGCGAAAGCTGGGGCGCGTCGAGAATGCGCAGCACGTGGGGCACCTTGTCCTTGCTGCTGAGCCCGGCCAGATCCCGCGCGGCGATGTCGCCGAGCAGACCGTGCAGGATCGGCCGCGCGGGTTCCAGGTCGAACCGCTCGACATCGAGCAGCCCGCGGTCGCCCGTGGTCATCAGCACCGGCAGCCGTCGGGCCCGGGCAGCCTCGCGGACAAGCACTTTCGCGTCCAGTGAATCGCATTCCTC includes these proteins:
- a CDS encoding putative bifunctional diguanylate cyclase/phosphodiesterase — encoded protein: MAVDAATSVTVSQQVLAELVSFFDVDVSFLRHNDHETHATRLVAEWPPRPSDTLTDPIAVIHFADADPVFAMAEHLKEPAVFRPEPATDDYQRTIEAGRHIASTSMACVPLLSGDVTTGVLGFVKFGDREWLPAELNALKAIASLFAQVQARIEAEDRLRYLADHDHLTGLHNRRALMAHLEARLAPGQPGPVVVMFFDLDRLKAINDYLGHTAGDAFISILAERLQRGDDSPKLIARLGGDEFVVVPAASMTAEAATALAYRLQSVLRERVTIEGEMLTRTVSIGLAQGIPGRDSTSDLLNRADHAVLTAKNSGGNRVAVFSDEMAMEIDFRNDIELHLQSVIESGALVLHYLPEIDMRTGEVLAAEALVRWQHPTRGLLSPDSFIGVAESINLAGELGRWVLRNACAEFARWRANGVGRNIVLRINVSPVQLVTDGFVASVAGVMKEFRLPRGSVCLEITESIVVQDIETTRSTLTGLHKVGVQVAIDDFGTGYSALSLLKSLPVDTLKIDRSFVAGLGSDPGDLPIVRAVIALAGAFGLQLVAEGVETERAALTLLRHGCYRAQGFLLSKPILGHEMAALLAKGRVPVHFSAAPRT
- a CDS encoding Rv1355c family protein; the encoded protein is MSENAQEPPYTSIENSELNELNEPDQYRVIFIEDGGYSVNTVDQMRRDPRITVIDECREQQAALRTLVPAVDREMLDEPTRWAYYPWRRCLVHILGPAAFNRLRLDRNRNLITADEQRRLSSLRIGVIGLSVGHAIAYNLATEGLCGEIRLTDFDELELANLNRVPGTVFDLGLNKAVVAARRIAEIDPYIKVRIDRDGAVPESIDQFLNGLDVVVEECDSLDAKVLVREAARARRLPVLMTTGDRGLLDVERFDLEPARPILHGLLGDIAARDLAGLSSKDKVPHVLRILDAPQLSPRMAASLVEVGKTLSTWPQLAAEVVLGATVVANAVRRIGLGEPMPSGRVRVDIADALDRIGDPLVIGSAPRPTPAPVPADARAEAGGLADILTDAATRAPSGGNVQPWHIEASDDRINLRLATKYTSAMDVGYRGSAVALGAAAFNARVAAAAHGLTGHVQWSRGDEGTPLYGIAEFSPGNAPELAELYEPMLARETNRLRGTSAPIATDVLDGLRAAARNEGAELTVLDDPAEIETAARLLAEADRIRYLTPTLHREMMSELRWPGDPDPDTGIDVTTLGLDPGDMVVLDILRRPEVMAKLSDWDAGSALGDDTYERVTSSSALAVVSVRGRRLTDYALAGSAVEAVWVGAQRRGLAVQPVSPAFLYAHDDQDRSALSPGHAEALHDLQYAFRRLTRTERDESQALVLRLSYAPRPTVRSRRRAHTGSTPQYG